From Candidatus Bathyarchaeota archaeon, a single genomic window includes:
- a CDS encoding radical SAM protein — MKQTRSLCPICLKVVDATIYEEGGRVLIKKQCEQHGSFEDVYWSDYEQYVRAQRYEHVGNGIENPRTKIEMGCPYDCGICPNHSSTTILAIVDITNRCNLRCPVCFAHAGAAGYVYEPTKEEIFRILENFRQTLPVPPKALQFSGGEPTLRKDLPELITYAKKIGFNHVEVNSNGVRFAENVEYIKELMQAGMDTVYLQFDGVTPEPYHFTRGCNLFPTKLKALENFRKAGLGSVVLVPTLVKGVNDHQVGEIIRFGAKNFDIVRAVNFQPVSITGRIDRSKLREMRITIPDFMKLCEEQTGGEIKVSDFFPVPTVVPISMAVGAIKGSRFPELTTHPHCGVATFIFVQKDKITPITRYANIDGFMKTLEKTYEDAKNGAKIKAKMRLISSLRHVKLSLLRELVSTILTTGTFESLARFTYKTILIGCMHFMDPYNFDLERVQRCCIHYGVPGGRIIPFCTMNSIHRPAIEKDLSISIEDWKSKNPGKSVASVA, encoded by the coding sequence ATTAAGCAAACACGAAGCCTCTGTCCAATCTGCCTCAAAGTAGTCGATGCTACCATATATGAAGAGGGTGGACGGGTTTTAATTAAGAAACAATGTGAACAACACGGATCATTTGAAGATGTTTACTGGTCGGATTATGAACAATACGTGAGAGCCCAGCGTTATGAGCATGTTGGCAATGGCATTGAAAATCCGAGAACCAAAATTGAGATGGGTTGTCCGTATGACTGTGGAATTTGCCCTAATCATTCCTCAACTACAATTCTAGCAATTGTCGACATAACAAATCGATGTAATTTACGATGCCCAGTCTGTTTTGCCCACGCTGGTGCGGCAGGCTATGTCTACGAGCCGACTAAAGAAGAAATCTTCAGAATACTGGAAAACTTTCGACAAACCTTACCTGTTCCACCTAAAGCCTTACAATTCAGTGGAGGAGAACCCACCCTTAGAAAGGACCTACCAGAACTTATAACCTACGCCAAAAAAATTGGATTCAACCATGTGGAGGTCAATTCCAACGGAGTCCGATTTGCAGAAAACGTGGAATACATTAAAGAGTTAATGCAAGCCGGAATGGATACAGTTTACCTCCAATTTGATGGAGTTACCCCTGAGCCATACCACTTTACTAGGGGCTGCAACCTCTTTCCCACAAAGTTAAAGGCACTCGAAAATTTTCGGAAGGCTGGGTTGGGAAGCGTAGTTTTGGTGCCGACACTAGTGAAGGGGGTGAACGACCATCAAGTTGGAGAAATAATAAGATTCGGAGCTAAAAATTTCGATATTGTTCGTGCAGTGAACTTCCAACCCGTTTCAATTACCGGCCGTATCGACAGGTCCAAGCTACGGGAAATGCGCATAACTATACCTGACTTCATGAAGCTGTGTGAGGAGCAGACCGGAGGGGAAATTAAGGTTTCAGACTTCTTCCCAGTTCCGACCGTCGTACCAATCTCGATGGCGGTTGGAGCCATAAAGGGGAGCCGTTTTCCAGAGTTAACCACCCACCCCCATTGTGGAGTGGCTACATTTATTTTCGTACAAAAAGACAAAATTACACCGATCACCCGTTATGCGAACATCGACGGTTTCATGAAGACCTTAGAGAAAACGTATGAAGATGCAAAAAACGGTGCAAAAATCAAAGCCAAAATGAGATTAATCAGCTCACTACGGCATGTCAAACTATCCCTTTTACGCGAATTAGTTTCAACAATATTAACAACTGGAACCTTTGAGTCACTTGCCCGTTTCACGTACAAAACTATTTTGATCGGATGCATGCATTTCATGGACCCATATAACTTTGATCTGGAACGCGTCCAACGATGCTGCATTCACTACGGCGTTCCAGGCGGCCGAATTATCCCGTTTTGCACGATGAACAGCATACACCGTCCAGCAATAGAAAAAGATCTCAGCATTTCAATTGAAGATTGGAAAAGTAAAAACCCAGGCAAGTCAGTAGCGTCAGTTGCATAA
- a CDS encoding KaiC domain-containing protein, whose product MSCSKIERLSTGIPELDNTIAGGIPRGFFIAATGEPGTGKTIFCLHFIAQGIKEGDRCIYVTTEESRESILSQAAQFGLDFKKAIDEKQLIVIDALMGLEDVWSLKSLEVEELVNKVIEAKRNLGYGRARLVIDSLSAFWLDKPAMARRYSYFVKKVLAKWDFTIVATSQYAISTSDAFGFGVEHIADGILRFRRIVRKGVLRRYLLVEKMRQTPHSLVMHELTIVDGRGLIIFGPVEERREDHVLPRHVMRKMLAARKAKEAEVE is encoded by the coding sequence ATGTCTTGTTCTAAAATTGAAAGGCTTTCAACTGGGATACCCGAGCTTGATAACACCATCGCAGGAGGAATACCAAGAGGCTTCTTTATAGCGGCTACGGGCGAACCCGGAACCGGCAAAACCATTTTCTGTCTACATTTCATTGCTCAAGGAATCAAGGAAGGAGACCGTTGCATCTACGTCACCACAGAAGAGAGCCGTGAATCAATACTGAGCCAAGCCGCTCAGTTTGGACTCGATTTCAAAAAAGCAATTGATGAGAAGCAACTTATCGTCATCGACGCTCTGATGGGGCTCGAAGACGTTTGGTCTCTAAAAAGTTTAGAAGTTGAAGAATTAGTTAACAAAGTGATTGAAGCTAAAAGAAACCTTGGATACGGACGAGCGAGATTGGTGATAGACTCGCTCTCGGCATTTTGGTTAGATAAACCAGCAATGGCTAGGCGTTACTCTTACTTTGTGAAGAAGGTCTTGGCGAAATGGGACTTCACTATAGTAGCCACCAGCCAATATGCCATTTCGACCTCGGACGCCTTCGGCTTCGGAGTCGAACATATAGCCGATGGTATCCTTAGATTCCGTCGTATTGTCCGTAAAGGAGTGTTAAGACGGTATCTATTAGTGGAAAAAATGCGCCAAACCCCCCATAGCTTGGTTATGCACGAGCTCACCATCGTTGATGGCCGTGGCCTCATTATTTTTGGCCCAGTAGAAGAAAGAAGAGAAGACCATGTTTTACCAAGGCATGTTATGAGGAAAATGCTCGCTGCAAGGAAAGCTAAGGAAGCCGAAGTTGAATGA
- a CDS encoding LLM class flavin-dependent oxidoreductase, whose amino-acid sequence MKRLISGSRAESKVKFGAFIPYYPLEACNLAATFAEKTQLDSLWMADHLVPNPPSRPEALDPWLTLAVIATQTKRLKLGTAVTDPHRRHPASLAQTATTLDIVSNGRLILGIGAGEAMNLNPFGVAWDRPVTRLKEAVEVIKKLWTEENVNYNGVYFKLDRATLLPKPIQKPHPPIWIAANSPRTRELVGRLADGWLDFDLSPEMYREDLEDIRNWAKKTERSPEAIEPAYFSLMAVSNDGEAARKAIELPAKIFLAAFPRNLERLGFKNPTGYSNVLDKFVVTPEFMEQLMEVVKEVPFEAVEKCFIFGTPDECIGKLERYVKVGARHFLMATIGPDARSAFYIYATKIVPYLKETYA is encoded by the coding sequence TTGAAGCGTTTAATTAGTGGTAGCCGCGCTGAATCTAAAGTGAAATTTGGAGCCTTTATTCCATACTATCCACTGGAAGCATGCAATTTAGCAGCTACTTTCGCGGAGAAAACGCAGTTGGATTCGCTATGGATGGCTGACCATCTGGTTCCCAATCCACCTAGCCGACCCGAAGCCCTCGACCCTTGGTTGACCCTGGCAGTTATTGCGACACAAACTAAACGCTTGAAGCTTGGAACCGCCGTAACCGACCCGCATAGGAGACATCCCGCTTCACTTGCGCAGACCGCTACAACTTTGGACATAGTTTCAAATGGGCGGTTAATTCTTGGAATCGGTGCAGGCGAAGCTATGAATCTTAATCCCTTTGGAGTAGCATGGGATCGTCCAGTCACGAGGCTTAAAGAAGCGGTGGAAGTGATCAAGAAGCTTTGGACAGAGGAGAATGTAAACTATAACGGAGTTTATTTTAAATTAGATAGGGCTACATTGTTACCAAAACCGATTCAGAAGCCACACCCTCCAATTTGGATCGCCGCGAACTCTCCGAGGACAAGGGAGTTAGTAGGACGATTGGCTGATGGATGGCTAGATTTTGATCTAAGCCCTGAAATGTATAGGGAAGATCTTGAAGACATCAGAAATTGGGCGAAAAAAACTGAACGTTCTCCTGAAGCAATTGAACCTGCCTATTTTAGTCTCATGGCGGTTTCAAACGACGGAGAGGCGGCACGTAAGGCGATCGAGCTTCCTGCCAAGATCTTTCTAGCAGCTTTTCCAAGGAATCTCGAACGATTGGGCTTCAAAAATCCTACGGGGTACTCAAATGTTTTGGATAAATTTGTGGTAACCCCTGAATTTATGGAGCAACTTATGGAAGTTGTGAAGGAAGTGCCCTTCGAAGCAGTTGAAAAATGCTTCATTTTCGGCACGCCTGACGAGTGCATAGGTAAACTTGAGAGATACGTTAAGGTTGGTGCACGTCATTTCCTTATGGCTACAATTGGTCCAGATGCACGCTCCGCGTTTTACATATATGCTACGAAGATAGTGCCATACCTAAAGGAAACATATGCGTAA
- the amrS gene encoding AmmeMemoRadiSam system radical SAM enzyme → MQVTDLLNYPNVHEAVLYRILPHRKVECGTCERRCMIAEDQLGFCKTRQNIDGRLYTLVYGDISSSSANPIEKKPFFHFWPGSYALTIGTWSCNFTCLWCQNFDITKFPPNPRKATYISPKKLIDITLRKQCQGTSISFNEPTLLFEYSLDVFRLARSKSLYNTYVSNGYLTLEALRMLKDAGLDAIKFDIKGDKEVYRKYCAADVSIVWRNIAEAKRLGLHVEIVTLIIPGVNDDEDCIKEIVHNHLKAVGPQTPLHFTQYYPAYKFSAPRTPVKTLENAHAIAKREGVQYVYVGNVPGHKWENTYCHNCGELLIERYIFSVTRYRLTSGNRCPNCGIEIPIIGNYVKSPL, encoded by the coding sequence ATGCAGGTAACCGATCTACTAAACTATCCAAATGTTCATGAAGCGGTTCTTTACCGAATCCTTCCCCACAGGAAAGTTGAATGCGGAACATGCGAACGCCGCTGCATGATTGCAGAAGATCAACTCGGGTTTTGTAAGACTCGCCAAAACATTGACGGAAGGCTTTACACCTTAGTTTATGGGGATATATCATCAAGCTCAGCTAACCCAATCGAGAAAAAACCTTTCTTTCATTTCTGGCCGGGTAGTTACGCGCTTACAATTGGTACGTGGAGTTGCAATTTCACTTGCTTGTGGTGTCAAAATTTTGATATAACTAAGTTTCCGCCAAATCCACGTAAAGCTACCTACATAAGCCCGAAAAAACTAATTGACATTACTTTAAGGAAACAATGCCAAGGAACATCAATTTCTTTTAACGAGCCAACTTTACTGTTTGAGTACAGCCTTGATGTCTTTCGTTTGGCACGTTCGAAGAGCTTGTACAACACATATGTTTCAAATGGGTATCTGACGCTTGAGGCATTGCGGATGTTAAAAGATGCAGGATTAGATGCGATTAAATTTGATATTAAAGGTGACAAGGAGGTTTATCGGAAGTACTGTGCCGCAGATGTCAGCATCGTCTGGAGAAATATAGCTGAGGCAAAGAGGTTGGGGCTTCACGTAGAAATCGTGACACTTATTATCCCCGGGGTAAACGACGATGAAGATTGCATCAAAGAAATTGTTCATAACCATCTCAAAGCCGTCGGACCGCAAACTCCATTACATTTCACCCAATATTATCCGGCATACAAATTCTCCGCCCCCCGAACACCCGTAAAAACTCTAGAAAACGCTCATGCAATTGCAAAACGTGAGGGAGTACAATACGTTTACGTAGGTAATGTTCCCGGCCATAAGTGGGAAAACACCTATTGCCATAACTGCGGAGAGTTACTTATTGAACGATATATTTTCTCAGTAACCCGCTATCGATTGACATCCGGAAACAGATGTCCCAACTGTGGAATCGAGATTCCTATCATAGGAAACTACGTCAAATCCCCCCTATAG
- a CDS encoding RuvB-like helicase produces the protein MTPARRFERVGAHSHIKGLGLDGLKALTVADGMVGQNEAREAAGLVVKMIKEGKMAGRAILFAGPPGTGKTAIALGLTKELGNVPFVMLSGSEIYSTELKKTEVLMQAMRKAIGVRLHEMRRIYEGEVENFDVKMTKHPYNPYQQVPESARLTLSTKNETKTFSVGGSITNSMLQQGITVGDVIQIDAESGRVIKLGRSESAAEKFEIEAEKPIPKPSGTIEKEKEFIYLVTLNDLDQMQAQSRGGLLSMFFGGTSTGEIEPEIRQRVDETVKERVEEGTAEIIPGVLFIDDVHMLDIEAYSFISRAMESELAPIIILASNRGITTIRGTELQSPHGMPLDLLDRLLIINTRPYTADEIREILKIRAKEEGVEFTDDALEYLTQLGVESSLRYAVQLLSPAGEVAKANGRQRVDKPDIEQVKGLFSDIKKSVEQLKQFEKLMMG, from the coding sequence ATTACTCCAGCTAGGCGATTTGAGCGGGTTGGCGCTCATAGTCATATTAAGGGACTCGGTTTAGATGGATTGAAAGCCTTAACTGTTGCGGATGGCATGGTCGGGCAAAACGAAGCTCGAGAGGCAGCTGGACTCGTAGTTAAGATGATTAAAGAAGGAAAGATGGCTGGACGGGCGATTCTATTTGCTGGTCCACCTGGAACAGGTAAGACTGCAATCGCTCTGGGACTCACGAAGGAGTTGGGAAACGTCCCATTCGTCATGCTTAGTGGGTCTGAAATTTATTCAACGGAGCTCAAGAAAACTGAGGTCCTCATGCAAGCTATGCGGAAAGCAATTGGAGTTCGATTACATGAAATGAGGCGGATTTACGAAGGGGAAGTTGAAAACTTTGACGTAAAAATGACCAAACACCCATATAATCCCTACCAGCAAGTCCCAGAATCAGCGCGCCTCACACTCTCAACCAAGAACGAAACAAAAACTTTCAGCGTGGGGGGATCGATAACAAACTCGATGTTGCAACAAGGAATCACCGTCGGCGACGTAATTCAGATCGACGCTGAATCTGGGAGAGTAATAAAACTTGGAAGATCAGAATCTGCTGCGGAGAAATTTGAAATCGAAGCCGAAAAACCAATTCCAAAACCGTCTGGCACAATAGAAAAGGAAAAAGAGTTCATTTATCTCGTTACCTTAAACGACTTAGACCAAATGCAAGCCCAATCACGGGGTGGGTTGCTAAGTATGTTCTTCGGCGGAACCTCAACAGGAGAGATTGAACCAGAGATCCGTCAAAGAGTTGATGAAACTGTCAAGGAACGGGTAGAAGAAGGAACTGCCGAGATTATCCCAGGCGTCTTATTCATCGACGACGTCCATATGCTGGACATCGAGGCGTACTCTTTTATTAGCCGCGCCATGGAAAGCGAGCTCGCTCCAATTATTATTTTAGCCAGCAACCGTGGAATAACAACGATCCGTGGAACTGAACTACAATCCCCGCATGGAATGCCCCTCGACCTATTGGACCGCCTACTCATCATTAATACACGCCCGTACACCGCAGATGAAATCCGTGAAATCCTAAAGATCCGCGCAAAAGAGGAAGGAGTTGAATTTACCGATGACGCCTTGGAATACTTAACGCAGCTCGGCGTAGAATCCTCTCTGAGGTATGCTGTACAACTCCTCTCTCCGGCTGGAGAGGTCGCAAAAGCCAACGGCCGCCAGAGAGTTGACAAACCCGACATAGAGCAGGTGAAAGGCTTATTCTCAGATATCAAAAAATCAGTAGAACAACTGAAACAGTTCGAGAAACTGATGATGGGCTAA
- a CDS encoding 2-hydroxyacid dehydrogenase, producing MKILIAGDDFIPAALFQKCLEECLGKIAKDLEFCTFDIGLEGRPRKKLPDVNEYWGRPQDLIKRIKDVEILIVSFAPVTKQVIAAGKRLRLIGCSRGGPVNVNIEAATNRGIPVLNTPGRNADAVADFTFGLILALVRNIPKAEFFVRSGRWKSPKEDTFEKPTGPELTGRTIGIIGFGEVGSRVGMRATGFKMNILVYDPYIPREKVESIGGKIVDLKTLLSESDIVTLHLRLPAGVKGFIGAEQLSWMKKTAYLINTSRGAAIDEKALYNALKKKQIAGAALDVYEKEPISSNNPLLKLDNIILTPHVAGISTDVPVRSCRMLAEDIKRFLKGEKPQHVVNPSVLEKL from the coding sequence ATGAAAATTCTAATCGCAGGCGATGATTTCATTCCAGCCGCCTTATTTCAAAAATGCTTGGAAGAGTGCTTAGGTAAAATAGCAAAGGATTTGGAGTTCTGCACGTTTGACATTGGATTGGAGGGCAGGCCGAGGAAAAAGCTCCCGGACGTTAATGAATACTGGGGGAGACCTCAGGATCTTATTAAAAGGATTAAAGACGTTGAAATTCTAATAGTATCTTTCGCCCCGGTTACAAAGCAAGTCATAGCAGCTGGTAAGAGGCTTCGCCTCATCGGATGTTCTAGAGGCGGCCCAGTTAACGTCAATATAGAAGCGGCGACAAACAGGGGAATACCGGTCCTCAACACTCCAGGAAGGAACGCAGACGCGGTTGCAGACTTCACTTTCGGGCTTATCCTCGCATTGGTTAGAAATATTCCAAAAGCTGAGTTTTTTGTTAGAAGTGGTAGATGGAAGAGTCCTAAAGAAGATACCTTCGAAAAACCAACCGGACCTGAGTTAACTGGGCGAACAATAGGCATAATCGGCTTTGGAGAAGTAGGCTCAAGAGTTGGTATGAGAGCAACGGGATTTAAAATGAACATCCTCGTTTACGACCCATATATTCCTCGAGAAAAAGTGGAAAGCATCGGGGGTAAGATAGTTGACCTCAAGACTCTGCTGTCAGAATCAGACATTGTCACTTTACATCTAAGATTGCCAGCTGGAGTAAAGGGATTCATAGGAGCTGAACAGCTTTCTTGGATGAAGAAGACGGCTTACTTAATCAACACATCTCGAGGAGCTGCCATAGACGAAAAGGCTCTCTACAACGCTTTGAAAAAGAAGCAAATTGCTGGAGCTGCTCTTGACGTGTATGAAAAAGAACCTATTAGCTCTAACAATCCACTTCTCAAGCTGGATAATATTATTTTAACACCACATGTCGCAGGAATCTCTACAGATGTACCAGTTCGGTCGTGCCGCATGTTAGCTGAGGATATCAAAAGGTTCTTAAAGGGAGAGAAACCACAACACGTCGTCAATCCCAGTGTTTTAGAAAAATTATGA
- the xylB gene encoding xylulokinase, whose protein sequence is MTNGPYLLGIDVGTTAVKTLLCDINGKVISKITSESYPVVHPKPGWAEQNPGDWWEAVKFTVKGILKASRIKADEIAGIGFGSHTDGCTPVTKNGKPLRPSMIWMDRRAIVECKELKEKLGTKIFEITGLACDPYHVAPKILWFRKNQPTLYDATYKFLNPGDFIVYKFTGNFMTDYTLASCTMLFDIKRKKWSEELSELMEIPIDKLPNVGPSASIAGEVLKEVAEETGLKKGTPVVIGGGDEEIGVIGAGATEPGYICDITGMAEPILVTVDKPIFDPKQVIELHGHGAPDKWILESPGIVSGGNYRWFRDQLGSLEVQTAKKLRVDSYSILDAKAATISAGSNGLIFLPFTMGSITPEWNPHARGVFIGLTLSHTREYLARAILEGSAYYLRDVIERVEELGMRIKEIRAAGGGAKSKLWRQIKADVTNKPVALPEVEDVSAFAGVILAGVGTKLYKDIEGTARELVKVRELSKPRKKTHEIYDQLYEIYKQSYWNLKDVFKEIARFQEKRKPS, encoded by the coding sequence ATGACTAATGGACCGTATCTGTTAGGAATCGATGTAGGAACCACCGCAGTTAAGACGTTGCTCTGCGATATAAATGGTAAGGTGATTTCAAAAATTACCTCGGAAAGTTATCCGGTGGTGCATCCAAAGCCGGGATGGGCAGAGCAAAACCCCGGAGACTGGTGGGAAGCTGTCAAGTTCACTGTGAAAGGTATCCTAAAAGCTTCTCGCATAAAAGCAGATGAAATAGCCGGCATAGGATTTGGAAGCCATACAGATGGTTGCACCCCCGTAACAAAGAATGGAAAGCCGTTGCGCCCCTCGATGATTTGGATGGATAGAAGGGCGATAGTTGAATGTAAAGAGTTAAAGGAAAAACTTGGCACGAAAATTTTTGAAATCACCGGACTTGCCTGCGACCCATACCACGTGGCCCCTAAAATTCTCTGGTTTAGAAAAAATCAACCAACTCTCTATGACGCTACCTACAAGTTTCTCAATCCAGGAGACTTTATAGTCTATAAATTCACTGGCAATTTTATGACAGATTATACTCTAGCATCTTGCACGATGCTTTTTGATATCAAGCGAAAGAAATGGTCCGAAGAATTATCAGAGCTCATGGAAATTCCAATCGATAAATTACCAAATGTCGGTCCATCAGCGTCTATCGCTGGTGAAGTTCTGAAAGAAGTAGCTGAAGAAACTGGTTTGAAAAAGGGAACCCCGGTTGTCATTGGTGGTGGAGACGAAGAAATCGGTGTTATAGGAGCGGGAGCGACTGAGCCAGGATATATTTGCGATATAACTGGAATGGCTGAGCCTATTCTAGTCACGGTAGATAAACCAATTTTCGATCCAAAACAAGTAATTGAATTGCATGGTCATGGAGCCCCAGATAAGTGGATTTTAGAAAGCCCGGGAATAGTTTCGGGCGGGAATTATCGATGGTTTAGAGATCAGTTAGGTAGTTTGGAAGTGCAAACCGCAAAGAAACTACGTGTGGATTCCTACAGTATCCTAGATGCAAAAGCAGCAACCATTTCTGCTGGGTCAAACGGCTTAATATTCCTGCCCTTCACTATGGGATCTATAACCCCCGAATGGAATCCTCATGCCAGAGGAGTTTTCATAGGATTGACGCTTAGTCATACCAGAGAATATTTGGCACGTGCGATATTGGAAGGCTCCGCATATTATTTGCGCGATGTCATAGAACGCGTAGAAGAGCTGGGAATGAGGATTAAAGAAATAAGAGCTGCAGGCGGAGGCGCTAAAAGCAAACTTTGGAGACAAATAAAAGCAGATGTCACCAATAAACCAGTGGCTTTGCCGGAGGTTGAGGATGTCTCGGCTTTCGCGGGCGTAATCCTCGCAGGAGTTGGAACTAAGCTCTACAAGGATATAGAAGGTACGGCAAGAGAGTTAGTTAAGGTTAGGGAACTTAGTAAACCAAGGAAGAAAACTCATGAAATTTACGACCAACTTTATGAAATTTATAAACAATCATATTGGAACCTTAAAGACGTCTTCAAAGAAATCGCGAGATTTCAGGAAAAACGCAAACCGTCCTAA
- a CDS encoding polyprenol monophosphomannose synthase, protein MVQICIVLPTYNERENILRLIPKIEEVCQKNNLSNFIVIVDDNSPDGTGQLADQLAEQYGNIKVLHRPRKSGIGSAYKEGFRIALDEFGARVIFEMDADLSHNPEFIPGFIRKLAEGYDVVVGSRYIPGGGIEGWSFYRRLVSSGANFLARLLVGIKIHDVTSGYRAFKADLLRSINYQSVKSEGYAFQIEMIYLCQKAGFKVGEEPIIFIDRKIGRSKLNRKEVVRFAGATFRLLLTRLKNVLS, encoded by the coding sequence ATGGTCCAAATTTGTATCGTGTTACCAACATATAACGAACGAGAGAATATCCTAAGGCTTATTCCTAAAATTGAGGAAGTATGCCAAAAAAACAATCTATCTAATTTTATAGTAATTGTCGATGATAACAGCCCAGACGGTACAGGGCAACTGGCAGATCAACTGGCTGAGCAATATGGGAACATTAAGGTTCTACATCGTCCTAGAAAATCTGGCATCGGTAGCGCATATAAAGAAGGTTTCCGCATAGCTCTGGATGAGTTCGGTGCCAGAGTTATTTTTGAAATGGATGCCGATCTCTCACATAATCCGGAGTTTATTCCTGGTTTTATTCGAAAATTAGCCGAAGGCTACGATGTTGTGGTTGGATCGCGTTATATTCCAGGTGGAGGTATCGAGGGTTGGAGTTTTTATCGGCGTCTGGTGAGTAGTGGAGCAAATTTTCTTGCTCGTCTTCTTGTCGGAATAAAAATCCACGACGTAACTAGCGGCTATCGGGCATTCAAGGCGGATCTTCTACGCAGTATTAATTATCAATCTGTTAAGTCTGAAGGCTACGCGTTTCAAATTGAGATGATTTATCTTTGCCAGAAGGCGGGCTTTAAAGTTGGCGAGGAGCCAATTATTTTCATCGATCGCAAGATTGGGAGATCAAAACTTAACAGAAAAGAAGTGGTACGGTTTGCAGGCGCAACGTTTCGCCTATTGTTAACCCGCCTTAAGAATGTGCTCTCCTAA